In Paenibacillus algicola, a genomic segment contains:
- a CDS encoding 1,4-dihydroxy-6-naphthoate synthase, whose amino-acid sequence MKIAYSPCPNDTFVFHAWAHGLIPGAPELDISYADIDVTNYWAAGEDPRSHDILKISYAALPWVLEEYALLPCGGALGRGCGPLVLTSGRESAAAEPSQLSGRRVAVPSERSTAYLLFRLWAAQQIPGGLGEIVVMPFHEIMPAVRDGHVDAGLVIHEARFTYPSYGLQLMTDLGSWWEQDTGLPIPLGAIIARRSLDLTRITSWIRASVEQAWNDPLASQEYVMQHAQEMDPDVAKSHIQLYVNAYTKDLGQDGHAAVAALLQRAAAEGLVPPVAPELLQFPDGN is encoded by the coding sequence CTGAAGATTGCTTACTCCCCCTGTCCTAACGACACCTTTGTGTTTCATGCCTGGGCGCATGGACTGATTCCCGGCGCACCGGAGCTCGACATATCCTATGCCGATATTGATGTAACCAATTACTGGGCTGCGGGAGAAGATCCCCGGTCCCATGATATTCTCAAAATATCGTATGCCGCTCTGCCCTGGGTGCTGGAGGAATATGCCCTGCTTCCATGCGGAGGCGCCTTGGGACGCGGCTGTGGTCCGCTCGTGCTAACCTCGGGACGGGAAAGCGCCGCGGCAGAGCCGTCCCAGCTGAGCGGCCGCCGCGTGGCCGTACCGAGCGAACGCTCCACCGCTTATCTGCTGTTCCGCCTGTGGGCAGCCCAGCAGATTCCCGGCGGTCTGGGCGAGATCGTCGTGATGCCTTTTCACGAGATCATGCCTGCCGTTCGCGACGGCCATGTCGACGCCGGACTCGTCATCCATGAAGCCCGCTTCACCTATCCGTCCTATGGCCTGCAGCTGATGACCGATCTCGGAAGCTGGTGGGAGCAGGATACCGGTCTTCCTATCCCGCTGGGCGCCATCATTGCTCGCCGGTCGCTGGATTTGACCCGGATTACGTCCTGGATTCGCGCTTCGGTGGAGCAGGCATGGAACGACCCGTTGGCTTCCCAGGAATATGTCATGCAGCATGCTCAGGAGATGGACCCGGACGTAGCCAAGTCGCATATCCAGCTTTATGTCAATGCATATACTAAGGACCTCGGTCAAGACGGCCATGCCGCCGTAGCTGCCCTGCTCCAGCGCGCCGCCGCAGAAGGACTCGTACCTCCAGTTGCACCGGAGCTGCTGCAATTCCCCGATGGGAACTAA
- a CDS encoding futalosine hydrolase, with amino-acid sequence MSHYEEASILIVTAVAPEQEAILRGLNGDDRFEVIAAGVGPAAAAAATARVLASGGGRHRLVISAGIGGGFDGQADQAGLVVADRMIAADLGAESPGGFLSVDELGFGSSAIAAPEPITRSLTEALNRAGLQAVCGPILTVSTATGTAETAAARSARIPLAAAEAMEGFGAAQAAADVKLPVLELRAISNRVGLRDREAWDIPGALKRLEAASSILTEVV; translated from the coding sequence TTGTCCCATTATGAAGAGGCATCCATTTTAATTGTTACCGCCGTAGCTCCCGAGCAGGAAGCCATCCTGCGGGGACTGAACGGCGATGACCGGTTTGAGGTCATCGCTGCCGGTGTCGGGCCGGCCGCGGCGGCCGCGGCTACCGCAAGAGTTCTAGCCTCAGGCGGCGGACGCCATCGCCTCGTGATTAGTGCCGGCATCGGCGGCGGATTCGACGGACAAGCGGACCAAGCGGGACTCGTCGTCGCTGACCGCATGATCGCAGCCGATCTCGGCGCGGAGTCCCCTGGCGGCTTTCTCAGCGTCGATGAGCTGGGCTTTGGCTCGTCTGCGATTGCCGCCCCCGAGCCCATCACACGCTCACTGACCGAGGCGCTGAACCGCGCCGGTCTCCAGGCAGTCTGTGGTCCTATTCTGACGGTTTCGACGGCGACAGGCACTGCAGAGACCGCTGCAGCGCGGTCAGCCCGCATCCCGCTCGCGGCGGCTGAAGCCATGGAAGGCTTCGGCGCAGCGCAGGCGGCAGCGGACGTCAAGCTGCCTGTGCTTGAGCTTCGCGCAATATCTAACCGTGTCGGCCTCCGAGACAGAGAAGCCTGGGACATTCCAGGTGCCCTGAAACGTCTGGAGGCGGCCAGTTCCATACTTACGGAGGTTGTATGA
- a CDS encoding DUF1273 domain-containing protein, with amino-acid sequence MKNLLITGYRAHELGVYSNKHKGIPYIIKAIESRLIPFLEDGLEWVLTPGQYGVDLWAIEAAIRLKSRYPQLKCSIVTAYSHPEEQWNEEKKTYFQGLIRQVDFYTSVSKKGYEGSWQFKARDELLLRKSDGILLVYDEENGEASPRFIKEQAMRQHLESGYGYVNIGHEEIQAALEDDQPWE; translated from the coding sequence TTGAAAAATCTTCTGATCACCGGCTACCGGGCTCACGAGCTCGGCGTATACAGCAACAAGCATAAGGGCATCCCCTATATTATCAAGGCGATCGAATCACGCTTGATCCCTTTTCTGGAAGACGGACTGGAGTGGGTGCTCACTCCCGGCCAATACGGGGTCGATCTCTGGGCCATCGAGGCGGCAATCCGTCTGAAGTCCAGGTATCCCCAGTTGAAGTGCTCCATTGTAACAGCCTACAGCCATCCGGAGGAGCAGTGGAATGAGGAGAAAAAGACCTATTTTCAGGGACTGATCAGGCAAGTCGATTTCTATACCTCAGTCAGCAAAAAGGGGTATGAGGGCAGCTGGCAATTCAAAGCAAGAGACGAGCTCCTGCTGCGGAAAAGCGACGGAATCCTCTTAGTATATGACGAGGAAAACGGCGAAGCAAGCCCGCGGTTCATCAAGGAGCAGGCTATGAGGCAGCATCTGGAATCAGGCTACGGCTACGTAAATATTGGACACGAGGAAATCCAGGCGGCACTGGAGGATGACCAGCCCTGGGAGTAA
- a CDS encoding mismatch-specific DNA-glycosylase, protein MNEVSDHLDYGLSVIFIGFNPSLRSGESGHHYGNPRNHFWRILQQSGITPRLYHFSEDRELLKLGYGFTNIVARPTRGIDDITREEYAAGRKLLYDKLMQYKPSIACFVGKGVYTEFSRKSRAEWGFQAETVIPEVREFVAPSSSGLVRMSMESIVEIYKQLGSNLAQDSQESE, encoded by the coding sequence ATGAATGAAGTCAGTGACCATCTGGATTACGGGCTCTCGGTCATTTTTATTGGCTTTAACCCTAGTCTGCGCTCTGGTGAAAGTGGACATCATTATGGTAACCCGCGTAATCACTTTTGGCGTATTTTGCAGCAATCGGGTATTACTCCAAGGCTATACCATTTTTCCGAGGATCGGGAGCTCTTGAAGCTGGGGTATGGCTTTACGAATATTGTCGCGCGGCCTACCCGCGGAATCGACGATATTACACGGGAGGAATATGCCGCCGGGCGAAAGCTGCTGTACGACAAGCTCATGCAGTATAAGCCGAGCATCGCTTGCTTTGTCGGGAAGGGCGTATACACGGAGTTTAGCCGAAAATCCCGGGCGGAATGGGGCTTTCAGGCGGAGACGGTCATTCCGGAGGTCAGAGAATTTGTCGCTCCGTCTTCCAGCGGGCTGGTACGGATGAGCATGGAGAGCATTGTAGAGATTTATAAGCAGCTGGGCAGCAATCTGGCGCAGGATTCACAAGAATCAGAGTAA
- a CDS encoding S-layer homology domain-containing protein — MMKFKKSMISIAAASLLVTGTSAFAFSDLPKGEEADRVERLQQQGVISGMTSDTFAPNAQLTSGQAVQLVVKALNLKASAAEVPAWAKALPEQAWYSSSVRIAAENGLAVDASFKAGKAMSRIQFAELLHSGIEALGDFPTVKMYINVKDEGNIDPEHRLALQFLLLTQIAELDEKGYFHPDAPVTRLEAAVMVSKAAEFVANQTAVKEDQGEAVLDLSVEPVNDDVNKVTITRSELPAPGYGVRIDRIEFTEDGKAKIHYSLTLPDPAAIYPADMKEAAAFTYISSDYTPEMVKP, encoded by the coding sequence ATGATGAAATTCAAAAAATCCATGATCAGCATAGCTGCCGCATCACTGCTTGTGACCGGAACGTCCGCTTTTGCTTTTTCCGATCTGCCTAAGGGTGAGGAGGCCGACCGGGTTGAACGCCTGCAGCAGCAGGGTGTGATTTCAGGAATGACATCGGACACATTTGCACCAAACGCGCAGCTGACATCTGGGCAGGCGGTACAGCTCGTCGTGAAGGCACTGAACTTGAAGGCGTCTGCCGCCGAAGTGCCAGCATGGGCGAAAGCGCTCCCGGAGCAAGCTTGGTACAGCTCTTCGGTCCGGATTGCAGCAGAGAACGGTCTAGCCGTGGATGCCAGCTTTAAAGCGGGAAAGGCGATGAGCCGTATTCAATTCGCAGAGCTGCTTCACAGCGGTATTGAAGCCTTAGGAGATTTCCCAACCGTCAAAATGTATATTAACGTTAAAGACGAAGGAAATATCGACCCCGAGCACCGCCTGGCGCTCCAGTTTCTGCTCCTGACCCAAATTGCCGAGCTTGATGAGAAAGGGTATTTCCATCCTGATGCCCCTGTTACCCGCCTGGAGGCAGCGGTTATGGTATCCAAGGCTGCAGAGTTTGTAGCCAATCAGACCGCAGTGAAAGAGGATCAGGGGGAAGCTGTCCTTGATTTATCCGTTGAACCAGTAAATGACGACGTCAACAAGGTCACCATTACACGCAGCGAGCTGCCAGCCCCCGGCTATGGTGTTCGCATTGACCGGATTGAATTCACCGAGGATGGCAAAGCAAAGATCCACTATTCCCTGACCTTGCCGGATCCGGCCGCCATTTACCCTGCCGATATGAAGGAAGCTGCAGCCTTCACCTATATATCCAGTGATTACACCCCGGAGATGGTCAAGCCGTAA
- a CDS encoding M15 family metallopeptidase, which yields MATAQVKPKRKSPTRWIIAAILLVIIYIQVQDQPYHLLPEENTTPAAPITELHPVVLAQKNRLVAKTRELGIKIIVTDGYRSHEEQDRLYEQGRSAPGDIVTQARGGQSMHNYGLAIDFALWNNEGQVIWDLEYDGNRNGKSDWMEVVAIAKDLGFQWGGDWASFPDYPHLQMDFGLSLRELQRGKRPPIESAPSLEALK from the coding sequence ATGGCTACCGCACAAGTAAAACCCAAACGTAAAAGTCCCACCCGATGGATCATCGCCGCCATCCTGCTGGTTATTATATATATACAGGTACAGGATCAGCCCTATCATCTCCTCCCCGAGGAGAATACAACGCCCGCCGCCCCGATCACAGAGCTGCACCCCGTCGTATTGGCTCAAAAAAACCGGCTGGTCGCCAAGACCCGCGAGCTTGGCATCAAGATTATTGTGACCGACGGCTACCGCTCTCATGAGGAGCAGGATCGGCTCTACGAGCAGGGAAGATCAGCTCCCGGAGATATCGTTACCCAAGCCCGGGGAGGCCAATCCATGCACAATTACGGTCTGGCTATTGACTTTGCCCTTTGGAATAACGAGGGACAGGTCATTTGGGATCTGGAGTATGACGGGAACCGAAACGGGAAGTCCGACTGGATGGAGGTCGTTGCGATCGCCAAAGACCTTGGCTTTCAGTGGGGAGGCGACTGGGCCAGCTTTCCCGATTATCCGCATCTGCAGATGGATTTCGGCCTGTCGCTCCGCGAGCTGCAGCGCGGGAAACGGCCGCCCATTGAATCCGCCCCATCGCTGGAGGCTCTCAAATAA
- a CDS encoding AEC family transporter — protein sequence MIIGILLEVVLPIFILIGAGVLMQRAFQLDLYTLAKINFYYITPAVVFMSMYESEMSAELFGTIVLYYSIYVTALYLIGRLCSARLKFTRGMRAAFTNALILDNSGNYGLPVNELAFKGDALAGSLQALIMTMQALLTFTYGVFSIQGAKTQGLYRQALIGFLKLPVPYALVAGLVFQIGSIPLPEFLARPLIYADQSLVAIALLTLGAQMIKYPLRLHRKEIYFSVAIRLLAAPVIGILIVLSLGLKGIPAQALILASGMPVGVNASILAEEYQNEPDFTAQTVLFSTLLSVLTLTALIPLSRILAA from the coding sequence ATGATTATCGGCATCCTGCTAGAAGTAGTGCTGCCTATCTTTATCCTCATCGGCGCGGGGGTATTGATGCAGCGGGCTTTCCAGCTTGACCTGTACACCTTGGCCAAGATCAATTTCTATTATATTACTCCGGCCGTGGTGTTCATGAGTATGTATGAATCAGAAATGTCCGCCGAGCTGTTTGGCACCATCGTGCTATACTATTCCATATATGTTACCGCGCTTTATCTCATCGGAAGACTCTGCTCTGCCCGGCTGAAATTTACGCGCGGCATGCGGGCTGCATTTACGAATGCACTGATCTTGGACAATTCAGGCAATTACGGACTTCCGGTGAACGAGCTTGCCTTTAAAGGAGATGCGCTGGCGGGGTCACTGCAGGCTCTTATTATGACGATGCAAGCGCTGCTGACCTTTACATACGGTGTATTCTCAATTCAGGGAGCGAAGACTCAAGGGCTATACCGGCAGGCTCTGATCGGATTCTTGAAGCTGCCTGTACCCTATGCGCTCGTTGCCGGTCTGGTGTTCCAGATCGGTTCTATTCCGCTGCCAGAGTTTCTGGCCCGGCCCCTGATCTATGCCGATCAGTCTCTGGTCGCAATTGCGCTCTTAACGCTGGGAGCGCAGATGATTAAATATCCGCTGCGGCTGCACCGCAAGGAAATTTATTTCAGTGTAGCCATCCGGCTGCTCGCCGCTCCTGTCATTGGCATCCTGATCGTACTGTCTCTTGGGCTGAAAGGTATTCCGGCCCAAGCGCTTATTCTCGCCTCCGGAATGCCGGTCGGCGTAAATGCGTCCATTTTGGCCGAAGAATATCAGAACGAGCCGGATTTTACGGCTCAGACGGTTCTGTTCTCGACGCTGCTGAGCGTCTTGACCCTGACCGCCCTGATTCCTTTATCCCGGATCTTAGCAGCATAG
- a CDS encoding AAA family ATPase, whose product MDREPALCHQIGMLTGALSGLQHSGLGDSGEKKGLMQQIEQLHGRLQELQLEEWAAGSSESMGTRQELVQCRVELSRCMELLTQQQDQAAEQYRRVLGDGKPAFEQLSHEEQMRESPEAAALRQQYQELKQVGRQVQRLNEGLMDAGYRLDRAYEATSSSGAAEVVDAGGDVEIPPFS is encoded by the coding sequence ATGGACAGAGAGCCTGCATTATGTCATCAGATTGGTATGCTGACAGGGGCCTTAAGCGGCCTGCAGCATTCAGGTTTAGGAGATTCCGGAGAAAAGAAAGGGCTCATGCAGCAGATAGAGCAGCTTCATGGACGACTGCAGGAGCTGCAGCTGGAGGAGTGGGCAGCAGGCTCCAGTGAAAGCATGGGGACGCGGCAGGAGTTGGTCCAGTGCCGGGTGGAGCTTTCCCGGTGCATGGAGCTGTTGACACAGCAGCAGGACCAGGCAGCCGAGCAGTATCGCCGGGTGCTGGGAGACGGCAAACCGGCCTTTGAGCAGCTAAGTCATGAAGAGCAGATGCGGGAGTCGCCGGAAGCGGCCGCGCTGCGTCAGCAGTATCAGGAATTAAAACAGGTGGGCAGGCAGGTTCAGCGGCTGAACGAAGGCTTGATGGATGCCGGTTACAGGCTGGATCGAGCGTATGAGGCGACAAGCAGCAGCGGAGCAGCAGAGGTGGTGGATGCTGGCGGTGATGTTGAGATACCGCCGTTTAGCTGA
- a CDS encoding peptidylprolyl isomerase — MKNRTKTMTLWALLLTVMLLLGACGNDQSRENADSGTTSNNANNASNGSSTQETPAEPETELNVPNPDASHPVVTIEMENGGIIKAELYPEVAPNTVNNFISLAESGFYNGLGFHRAVPGFMIQGGDPSGNGTGGPGYGIKGEFTANGFQNDLLHTEGVLSMARAQDPNSAGSQFFIMHADSDFLDGKYAAFGKVIEGLDVVDEIANLPTQGETVVDPPVMKNVTVDTLGEEYPEPDKQ, encoded by the coding sequence ATGCTGCTGCTGGGCGCTTGCGGAAATGATCAGTCCCGGGAGAATGCAGACAGTGGAACGACCAGTAATAACGCTAATAACGCCAGCAATGGAAGCTCGACTCAGGAAACGCCAGCGGAGCCGGAAACCGAGCTTAATGTTCCGAATCCCGACGCCAGCCACCCGGTCGTCACGATCGAGATGGAGAACGGAGGCATCATCAAGGCCGAGCTGTACCCTGAAGTCGCCCCGAACACAGTGAATAACTTTATTTCACTCGCTGAAAGCGGCTTTTACAATGGTCTTGGCTTTCACCGCGCCGTTCCCGGCTTCATGATTCAGGGCGGTGACCCAAGCGGAAACGGAACCGGCGGACCGGGCTATGGCATCAAAGGAGAGTTTACGGCCAACGGCTTCCAGAACGATTTGCTGCATACGGAGGGCGTATTATCTATGGCCCGGGCACAGGATCCGAACTCTGCGGGATCGCAGTTTTTCATCATGCACGCGGATTCTGATTTTCTGGACGGCAAGTATGCTGCTTTTGGGAAGGTTATTGAAGGGCTGGACGTCGTCGATGAGATTGCCAATCTGCCAACCCAGGGAGAAACCGTCGTTGATCCGCCGGTGATGAAAAATGTTACTGTAGATACGTTGGGTGAGGAGTATCCGGAGCCGGACAAGCAGTAA
- a CDS encoding TetR/AcrR family transcriptional regulator: protein MRKKGSNGQESRARLLEAAAQEFARSGYHETKISTIVSRAGLTQPSFYLYFQSKEAIFEELMELFEIQFKEMGRHSREEPDDPDNVGQEGNRREASEGQMYRELAGLFGFLGKNQDLTQIGFFTGTQSAALKRRLMSAIHSDFAAKQQNGHFRHDADMEIAAECLLGTIECLTREQLLTGKRPPEELAQEVVRLYLLGLMA, encoded by the coding sequence TTGCGCAAAAAGGGATCTAACGGACAGGAAAGCAGAGCCAGACTGCTGGAAGCAGCAGCTCAAGAATTCGCACGTTCAGGCTATCATGAAACGAAGATCAGCACGATCGTGTCCCGGGCCGGGTTAACCCAGCCGTCCTTTTATCTTTATTTTCAGAGTAAGGAAGCAATTTTTGAGGAACTGATGGAGCTGTTTGAGATTCAATTCAAGGAAATGGGCAGGCATAGCAGGGAAGAGCCCGATGACCCGGATAACGTGGGCCAGGAAGGAAATCGCAGGGAGGCTTCCGAGGGGCAGATGTACCGGGAGCTGGCAGGATTGTTCGGTTTTCTGGGGAAAAATCAGGATTTGACGCAGATTGGTTTTTTTACGGGAACGCAGTCGGCGGCACTAAAGCGCAGGCTGATGTCGGCCATCCACAGCGATTTTGCTGCAAAGCAGCAGAACGGCCATTTCCGGCATGATGCTGATATGGAAATTGCTGCGGAATGTCTGCTGGGAACGATCGAATGCCTCACCCGGGAACAGCTGCTCACGGGCAAACGTCCGCCGGAGGAGCTGGCACAGGAGGTGGTGCGGCTTTATTTACTCGGCTTGATGGCATAA
- a CDS encoding DUF6612 family protein, which yields MKKWTTGLLSVILAFGLAACSSDNEAEEAGTATPPANTEQPAENGETVTEPAEAPAEEMTETPTVDELIQKSAEAGENLKSFSMTSDIEQNISLGEEQQNINIQMMVDTTMDPMQMYQEMTMDMGEQGSQELKQYILEDSVYSGVEGEWYKMPDAEAKQIIDSMAMTSQSPEQQLEQFKTIAEDTEISEDGDHYVLTADVSGDSLKELAQTYMNQTGGSDAQTQAMLEQMDIKSMKIVFGIHKETYLPMESTVDMVMEMAEGDQKITLEMNMTSDYSKHNEIEKIEVPQEVLDSAKTMDNAA from the coding sequence TTGAAAAAATGGACAACAGGATTATTAAGCGTGATCTTGGCATTTGGACTGGCTGCATGCAGCAGTGACAATGAGGCTGAGGAAGCAGGTACGGCAACGCCGCCGGCGAACACTGAGCAGCCTGCAGAGAACGGAGAAACCGTGACCGAGCCTGCCGAAGCGCCAGCAGAGGAAATGACAGAGACACCGACCGTAGATGAGCTGATTCAAAAAAGCGCCGAAGCCGGCGAGAATTTGAAAAGCTTCTCGATGACTTCTGATATTGAGCAAAACATCAGCCTGGGTGAAGAGCAGCAGAACATTAACATTCAGATGATGGTAGATACAACGATGGACCCGATGCAAATGTATCAGGAAATGACGATGGATATGGGAGAGCAGGGCAGCCAGGAGCTGAAGCAGTACATTTTGGAGGATAGTGTGTACTCCGGAGTGGAGGGCGAATGGTACAAAATGCCGGATGCTGAAGCCAAGCAAATTATCGACAGCATGGCCATGACCTCACAGAGTCCAGAGCAGCAGCTGGAGCAGTTCAAGACGATTGCCGAGGACACGGAGATCAGTGAAGATGGCGATCACTATGTGCTGACAGCCGATGTTTCTGGCGACAGCCTGAAGGAGCTGGCTCAGACTTACATGAACCAGACTGGTGGTAGCGATGCGCAGACGCAGGCGATGCTGGAGCAGATGGATATCAAGAGCATGAAGATCGTGTTTGGCATCCATAAAGAGACGTACCTGCCGATGGAATCAACGGTAGATATGGTCATGGAAATGGCGGAAGGCGACCAGAAGATTACACTGGAAATGAACATGACCAGTGACTACAGCAAGCACAATGAAATCGAGAAGATTGAGGTGCCGCAGGAGGTTCTGGACAGCGCAAAAACGATGGACAACGCCGCCTAA
- a CDS encoding MalY/PatB family protein has translation MNFDLNIDRTETSSLKWDHVHTIFGVTDALPLWVADMDFAAPPAVIQAMHDRVDHGVFGYTLPSQNYLEAVCGWMKSRHQWSIKPEWIQFCPGVVPALSMLVSSLTEPGDGVVIQTPVYPPFYRVVKDQGRELIENVLVQDEDGRYDIDFEDLERCLAAERTKMIILCSPHNPVGRVWKREELSRIAELCQQHDVLVVSDEIHADLVFEPGAHTPFAALSEDAAQRSIICTAPSKTFNIAGLNTANLIIPNVSLKRKFAKTLETFALGAITPLGAAATEAAYREGGEWLDALLTYVRGNMEYVRDYIAEHTPEVKVWLPEATYLLWLDFRALGLPDKELSKFLVEDAKLGLNNGASFGTVGDGFMRMNVACTSATLQEAMRRLEEALSRRRMEAAGS, from the coding sequence ATGAATTTTGATCTGAATATTGACCGCACAGAAACTTCGTCCCTGAAGTGGGATCACGTCCATACGATTTTTGGTGTTACCGATGCCTTGCCGCTATGGGTTGCCGACATGGACTTTGCAGCACCTCCGGCCGTCATCCAGGCGATGCACGACCGTGTGGACCATGGTGTGTTCGGTTACACACTACCAAGCCAGAACTATCTGGAGGCCGTCTGCGGCTGGATGAAATCCCGTCACCAATGGTCCATTAAGCCGGAATGGATTCAATTCTGCCCCGGCGTCGTCCCAGCACTGAGCATGCTTGTCAGCAGCCTGACGGAGCCAGGCGATGGCGTCGTCATCCAGACCCCGGTATACCCTCCTTTTTATCGCGTGGTGAAGGACCAGGGCCGGGAGCTTATCGAGAACGTGCTGGTACAGGATGAGGATGGACGCTACGATATTGATTTCGAGGATTTGGAGCGCTGTCTTGCCGCCGAACGAACAAAGATGATTATTCTGTGCAGTCCTCATAACCCGGTGGGTCGGGTATGGAAACGTGAAGAGCTGAGCCGAATCGCTGAGCTGTGTCAGCAGCATGATGTGCTCGTTGTTTCCGATGAAATCCATGCAGACCTTGTGTTTGAGCCCGGAGCGCATACGCCGTTTGCTGCGTTGTCTGAGGATGCAGCCCAGCGCTCAATCATCTGCACAGCACCGAGCAAAACCTTTAATATCGCAGGACTTAATACAGCTAATCTGATTATTCCTAACGTTTCTCTGAAGCGCAAATTTGCCAAGACGCTCGAAACCTTCGCTTTGGGCGCAATCACTCCTCTGGGTGCCGCCGCTACAGAAGCTGCCTATCGTGAAGGCGGGGAGTGGCTTGACGCGCTACTAACTTACGTTCGGGGTAACATGGAATATGTACGCGACTATATCGCTGAGCATACACCAGAGGTCAAAGTATGGCTGCCGGAAGCTACCTACCTGCTGTGGCTCGACTTCAGAGCATTGGGACTTCCCGATAAGGAGCTGTCCAAGTTCCTCGTAGAGGACGCGAAGCTGGGCCTGAATAACGGCGCTTCCTTCGGAACAGTAGGCGACGGTTTCATGCGAATGAACGTCGCTTGCACTTCTGCTACATTACAGGAAGCCATGCGCCGGCTGGAAGAGGCTTTGTCGCGCCGCCGCATGGAAGCAGCCGGAAGCTAG
- a CDS encoding 3-ketoacyl-ACP reductase translates to MSLKNKTAIITGAGKGIGRAMAIALASEGVHVGLIARTAEDLQSLSKLITEQYGVKAIGAAADISLQSEVEAAFAVISQELGAIDILINNAGIAQFGNLLEMETEEWKKIIDVNLMGTYHMLRTVLPSMMERGSGDVINISSTAGERGFATGSAYNASKFAVMGLTEAVLQEVRKHNIRVTALTPSTVNTELAVHAGLKIGDEDRMMQPEDVAALALAALKLPARVFVKTAGIWTTNPQ, encoded by the coding sequence ATGAGCTTGAAGAATAAGACCGCTATTATTACTGGCGCCGGCAAGGGCATCGGGCGCGCTATGGCGATCGCGCTGGCCAGTGAAGGGGTACATGTGGGGCTCATTGCCCGAACCGCCGAGGATTTGCAGTCGCTCAGCAAGCTGATTACAGAGCAATACGGGGTTAAAGCGATCGGCGCTGCCGCAGACATCTCGCTGCAGAGTGAAGTGGAGGCGGCATTTGCCGTCATTAGTCAGGAGCTGGGTGCCATTGACATCCTGATTAATAACGCCGGGATTGCCCAATTTGGCAATCTGCTGGAGATGGAAACCGAGGAATGGAAAAAAATCATTGATGTCAATCTGATGGGAACCTACCATATGCTCCGCACGGTGCTGCCAAGCATGATGGAACGCGGCTCTGGCGATGTCATAAATATTTCTTCCACTGCGGGTGAACGCGGATTCGCCACCGGGTCGGCTTATAATGCCTCTAAATTTGCCGTAATGGGCCTGACCGAGGCTGTGCTGCAGGAGGTTCGCAAGCATAACATCCGGGTGACGGCGCTGACGCCAAGCACGGTAAATACCGAGCTTGCTGTTCATGCCGGGCTGAAAATCGGTGATGAGGACCGGATGATGCAGCCGGAGGATGTTGCGGCCCTGGCTTTGGCAGCCCTGAAGCTGCCTGCCCGCGTGTTTGTCAAAACAGCCGGAATCTGGACGACGAACCCTCAATAA